Proteins encoded in a region of the Novibacillus thermophilus genome:
- a CDS encoding GntR family transcriptional regulator, producing the protein MDQPLVHKSLSQFIADQLRRGIWNRDIQFGERLLESELAERFEVSRSSVREALMILEHEGLVKSKTRKGTYVTEFSAEDRQEILELRTLLETYAFKRALPRLEEKHIEDLEKILERMKVKTTEKNWSDLFDLDMQFHHYIVKVCGNSRLISIYDSIHVQIRTFLAHLDQYYSSHESFYEEHRELLDALLTRDSNIIDKAVRQHIEYVEEQLLNL; encoded by the coding sequence ATGGATCAACCGCTTGTCCACAAATCTCTCAGCCAATTTATTGCCGACCAATTACGCCGCGGTATATGGAACCGGGACATTCAGTTTGGTGAGCGTTTGCTTGAAAGTGAGTTGGCTGAAAGGTTTGAAGTCAGTCGCAGTTCAGTAAGAGAAGCGCTCATGATTCTCGAGCATGAAGGTCTCGTTAAGAGCAAGACGAGAAAGGGAACTTACGTCACCGAGTTTTCTGCTGAGGATCGACAAGAAATTTTGGAACTGAGGACATTGCTGGAGACCTATGCGTTTAAACGTGCGTTGCCTCGGTTAGAGGAAAAACACATAGAAGACCTTGAAAAAATACTTGAACGCATGAAAGTGAAGACAACAGAAAAAAATTGGAGTGACCTGTTTGATCTCGACATGCAATTTCACCACTACATTGTAAAAGTTTGCGGAAACTCACGACTTATCAGTATATACGACTCCATCCATGTCCAAATTAGAACATTTCTCGCCCACCTTGATCAGTATTACTCGAGTCACGAGTCGTTTTACGAAGAGCACAGGGAGTTGTTGGACGCCCTCTTAACACGGGATTCCAACATCATTGACAAAGCGGTTCGACAGCACATTGAGTATGTCGAAGAACAACTGCTCAACTTGTAA
- a CDS encoding homocysteine synthase, with product MSDEKQYQFDTLSVHAGQQPDEATNARAVPIYQTTSYVFNDTDHAANLFALKEFGNIYSRIMNPTNDAFEQRVAALEGGVGALATASGQAAITYAILNIAKSGDEIVSASSLYGGTYNLFSHTLPKLGIRVHFVDPSDPDNFRQAINEKTRLVFAESIGNPKNDVLDVEAVAAIAHENGIPLIVDNTFPTPYLLRPIEFGADIVVHSATKFIGGHGTSIGGVIVDSGKFDWTNGKFPELTEPDPSYHGVVYTEALGPIAYITKARVQLLRDTGAALSPFNAFLFLQGLETLHLRMERHSENALKVAQFLQQHDAVEWVNYPGLKGHPSYEKAQKYLPKGQGAILSFGIKGGLEAGKKLINNVKLFSHLANVGDAKSLIIHPASTTHQQLTPEEQLSTGVSPELVRLSVGIESADDIIADLDQALNRSHA from the coding sequence ATGAGTGACGAAAAGCAATACCAGTTTGACACACTGTCCGTCCACGCCGGACAGCAACCCGACGAGGCGACGAATGCCCGAGCGGTCCCGATTTACCAGACGACTTCATATGTCTTCAACGACACGGATCATGCGGCTAACTTGTTCGCCTTAAAAGAGTTTGGCAACATTTACTCCCGGATCATGAATCCGACGAATGACGCCTTTGAACAGCGCGTGGCCGCTTTGGAGGGCGGGGTTGGCGCGCTGGCCACGGCGTCTGGACAAGCGGCTATTACGTACGCGATCTTAAACATTGCCAAGTCCGGAGATGAAATCGTGTCGGCCAGCAGTCTGTACGGTGGAACGTACAATCTGTTTTCCCACACGTTGCCAAAGTTGGGGATACGCGTTCACTTCGTCGATCCGTCCGATCCGGACAATTTTCGTCAAGCGATCAATGAAAAGACCCGCCTCGTCTTTGCTGAGTCCATTGGCAATCCGAAAAATGACGTGTTGGATGTGGAAGCGGTGGCCGCTATTGCCCACGAGAACGGAATTCCGTTAATTGTGGACAATACGTTCCCCACGCCGTATTTGCTGAGGCCCATCGAATTCGGAGCTGATATCGTTGTCCACTCTGCAACGAAATTTATTGGCGGACACGGGACGTCCATCGGCGGCGTCATTGTCGATTCCGGCAAGTTTGACTGGACGAACGGGAAGTTTCCCGAACTGACGGAGCCAGATCCGAGTTATCACGGAGTGGTGTACACAGAAGCACTTGGCCCTATCGCTTACATTACGAAGGCCAGAGTGCAGTTGTTGCGGGATACTGGAGCCGCGCTCTCTCCTTTTAACGCCTTCCTGTTTTTACAAGGGCTGGAGACGTTGCACTTGCGCATGGAACGTCACAGCGAGAACGCGTTGAAGGTGGCTCAGTTCTTACAACAGCACGATGCGGTAGAGTGGGTGAATTACCCCGGCTTAAAAGGCCATCCGTCCTACGAAAAAGCGCAAAAGTATTTGCCGAAAGGACAGGGAGCGATTTTGTCATTCGGGATCAAAGGAGGTCTTGAAGCCGGGAAGAAATTGATCAACAATGTGAAGTTGTTCTCTCACTTAGCCAATGTCGGCGACGCCAAGTCACTGATCATTCACCCGGCCAGCACGACGCACCAACAGTTGACACCGGAAGAACAGCTTTCCACCGGGGTATCGCCGGAATTGGTCCGCCTCTCTGTCGGAATCGAGAGCGCAGACGACATTATAGCCGACCTGGATCAAGCTTTGAACAGAAGTCACGCCTAA
- the dat gene encoding D-amino-acid transaminase has protein sequence MNKILFNDRIIERENVIDIEDRGYQFGDGVYEVIGVYGGKMFMLDEHMERLKRSADEIQLKIPLIINDLKNKLRELVLINNLEEGIIYLQITRGVAPRWHTFPDETVSPVTIAYVRSLKRMTDLEKNGVSAILTEDIRWLRCDIKTLNLLPNVLSKQKAVENSAFEAIMHRKNIVTEASSSNVFIVKNEELFTHPANNFILNGITRKKVIQLCEELNLKVNEETFTVDTLLQADEVFITATKLDIIPVVKVNNQPIGTGKPGNVTKKILHKFQSLIQPATQT, from the coding sequence GTGAATAAAATACTGTTTAACGATCGAATCATTGAAAGAGAAAACGTCATCGATATAGAGGATCGAGGATATCAATTTGGAGACGGAGTTTATGAAGTCATTGGTGTATATGGCGGCAAGATGTTTATGTTAGACGAGCATATGGAGCGTTTAAAACGTAGCGCAGATGAAATTCAGTTAAAAATCCCTTTAATAATAAATGATTTAAAAAATAAGCTAAGGGAATTAGTGCTGATTAATAACTTGGAAGAAGGAATAATTTATTTACAGATTACCCGTGGAGTTGCCCCTAGATGGCACACATTTCCGGACGAAACGGTGTCACCCGTCACGATTGCTTACGTTCGATCGCTGAAGCGAATGACTGACTTAGAGAAAAACGGTGTTTCCGCAATTCTTACAGAGGATATTCGGTGGTTGAGATGTGATATTAAAACACTTAATCTGCTTCCAAACGTTTTGTCTAAGCAAAAAGCGGTGGAAAATAGCGCTTTTGAAGCTATTATGCACAGAAAAAATATTGTGACTGAAGCCAGTTCTTCAAACGTATTTATTGTAAAAAATGAAGAATTGTTTACTCATCCGGCAAACAATTTTATTTTAAACGGCATAACCAGAAAAAAGGTCATTCAATTGTGTGAGGAATTAAACCTCAAAGTGAATGAGGAAACTTTTACAGTTGACACTTTACTACAGGCCGACGAAGTGTTTATAACGGCAACGAAATTAGACATTATACCGGTCGTAAAGGTTAATAATCAACCCATTGGAACAGGCAAACCTGGAAATGTTACAAAAAAAATACTACACAAGTTTCAATCCCTCATTCAACCAGCCACGCAGACATAG
- a CDS encoding DNA internalization-related competence protein ComEC/Rec2 encodes MRWSVYWVTGWVTGLWVGSLGWLPFTMWCLSLAAVSVVGVWQLYRRWHGFRPFVAAVAFLSAAAYMTWTDDHNRSVWPEHAREWKGSITGRLLEPPVVDGNRVDIMLRSEMWHQGDDTFSTGGEKVLVRLYLETLAERDYIYTFRRGDWVRVDVKLERPDVARNPGGFDYRQHLYRQHVHWIGRAQDAGAVERLTSSRHGLELLDRFRTYLGQRIDSVYEHPAAGLVRGMILGERETVDLQVERQFATLGLLHLLAISGLHVGIVLAIFYGGLKWMGVTRERAAAFALLFLPFYALLTGANPPVIRAAIVGGLVLLAVIYRRWKNSVHFLALAASLMLLFNPYWLFSASFQLSFTVTVGIVVGVPLLCKRMPKLPAFLRETVAVTVVAQLCSFPLIIYYFNQFSLLSGLANLIVVPFVSFIVIPLGFATVLLAGIAVPLATLPAKVNEWAVDVVLTVAEMLTDWEPFHLVWPTPPIPWVFVYYALLGAIGKFWLCSDVRVPRRRRVGLSLAFVFVVIFAHSPFPWWNRPLTVTFLDVGQGDAIVVETPQRQTIVVDAGGTGFFEREPWQVQRDPFDVGEDIVLPFLRHKGVARIDYLVMTHGDADHIGGMKALVENLPVRYFVRGADTHNPSELERELLSSLEAADVPVYRVTSGSGWQLEDGLYWQFVQPEPEDVPSDERNAQSVVVLLSYQGRSFLLTGDADQEVEEHIVNTWDIPPVDVLKAGHHGSDTSTGDVLLQTVRPKVTVLSVGENNRYNHPHPDVIERLHQAGSSIFRTDRHGGITVRVHRDGHLSVEQSIVD; translated from the coding sequence TTGCGTTGGTCTGTTTATTGGGTCACTGGATGGGTGACCGGGCTGTGGGTCGGCAGTCTAGGGTGGCTGCCTTTTACCATGTGGTGTTTGTCGCTGGCCGCTGTGTCCGTCGTTGGGGTGTGGCAGCTGTACAGGAGATGGCACGGCTTCCGCCCATTTGTGGCTGCAGTCGCTTTTTTGTCGGCTGCCGCTTACATGACCTGGACCGATGACCACAACCGCTCGGTCTGGCCGGAACACGCCCGCGAGTGGAAAGGCAGCATCACGGGCCGGCTCCTGGAACCTCCTGTGGTGGACGGGAACAGGGTGGACATCATGTTGCGGAGTGAGATGTGGCACCAGGGAGACGACACGTTTTCCACTGGGGGAGAAAAAGTGCTCGTCCGGCTCTATTTAGAAACTTTGGCGGAGCGAGATTACATTTACACGTTCCGGCGCGGCGACTGGGTGCGGGTTGACGTTAAACTGGAGAGGCCAGACGTTGCCCGGAATCCCGGAGGCTTTGATTACCGCCAACATCTGTACAGGCAACACGTGCACTGGATTGGGCGTGCCCAAGACGCCGGTGCTGTGGAACGCCTCACGTCTTCTCGACACGGGCTGGAGTTACTGGATCGTTTTCGGACCTATTTGGGCCAGCGGATCGATTCTGTTTATGAACATCCTGCCGCCGGTCTCGTGCGGGGGATGATTCTCGGTGAGCGGGAAACAGTAGATTTACAAGTCGAACGTCAATTCGCCACCCTCGGCCTGCTTCACTTGCTGGCCATTTCCGGCCTGCACGTGGGAATCGTCCTCGCCATCTTCTACGGGGGTTTAAAGTGGATGGGGGTGACCCGGGAGAGAGCTGCCGCTTTCGCTTTGCTCTTTTTGCCGTTTTACGCGCTGTTGACCGGGGCGAACCCTCCCGTTATTCGCGCCGCCATCGTCGGAGGGCTTGTCCTTCTCGCCGTCATCTACCGCCGCTGGAAAAACAGTGTCCACTTTCTCGCCTTGGCGGCGTCTCTTATGTTGCTCTTCAACCCGTACTGGCTCTTCAGCGCGAGCTTTCAGCTGTCTTTTACCGTAACCGTCGGCATCGTGGTCGGTGTCCCGCTCTTATGCAAGCGAATGCCGAAGCTCCCCGCTTTTCTGAGGGAGACCGTTGCCGTGACCGTTGTGGCGCAACTGTGTTCGTTTCCTCTCATCATTTACTATTTTAATCAGTTTTCTCTCTTGTCCGGTTTGGCCAATTTAATCGTCGTACCCTTCGTCAGTTTCATCGTCATTCCGTTAGGGTTTGCCACTGTTCTGCTAGCAGGCATTGCAGTTCCGCTGGCGACGTTGCCTGCCAAAGTGAACGAATGGGCCGTAGATGTGGTCTTGACAGTGGCCGAGATGTTGACGGACTGGGAGCCGTTTCATCTCGTATGGCCGACCCCGCCCATTCCGTGGGTGTTCGTTTACTACGCCTTGTTGGGAGCGATCGGCAAGTTTTGGCTGTGCAGCGATGTACGCGTTCCCCGGCGGAGGCGTGTCGGCTTGTCGTTAGCCTTTGTCTTCGTCGTCATCTTCGCTCACTCTCCTTTCCCGTGGTGGAACCGCCCGCTCACTGTCACGTTTCTAGACGTCGGACAAGGGGATGCCATCGTCGTGGAGACGCCGCAGCGCCAGACGATAGTAGTAGATGCAGGGGGCACGGGTTTTTTTGAACGAGAGCCCTGGCAAGTCCAGAGAGATCCGTTTGACGTCGGGGAAGACATTGTTCTCCCTTTTTTGCGGCACAAGGGAGTTGCCCGAATCGACTATCTCGTCATGACTCACGGCGATGCCGACCACATCGGCGGCATGAAAGCGTTAGTGGAGAACCTCCCCGTCCGCTACTTTGTGCGCGGGGCGGACACACACAACCCTTCAGAACTGGAGCGAGAGCTCCTGTCTTCTCTTGAAGCTGCCGACGTTCCCGTTTACCGGGTGACGAGTGGAAGCGGATGGCAATTAGAGGACGGGCTCTACTGGCAGTTTGTCCAGCCCGAGCCGGAGGACGTGCCGTCAGACGAGCGCAACGCCCAGTCGGTCGTAGTCCTTCTTTCGTATCAAGGGCGGTCCTTTTTGCTGACGGGGGACGCCGATCAAGAGGTGGAAGAACACATTGTGAACACGTGGGACATCCCGCCCGTAGACGTACTCAAAGCCGGACACCACGGGAGCGATACGTCGACGGGGGATGTGTTGTTACAAACCGTCCGTCCGAAAGTGACCGTGTTGTCTGTCGGAGAGAACAACCGGTACAACCACCCTCACCCTGACGTCATCGAAAGGTTACATCAGGCGGGAAGCTCTATTTTCCGCACTGACCGGCACGGCGGCATTACGGTCCGCGTCCACCGCGACGGTCACCTGTCAGTTGAACAGAGTATCGTTGATTAA
- a CDS encoding DUF3139 domain-containing protein, translating to MKKSVVMVAAVVIIGVLAFFMFLKIYGDPTAYTELEQRVEQYLTEEQGDDPDRIERIEVFRQAMKRPGYYVEVVFKDEPETVYVYCDEGGQIVQCGKKETGADGKESSVTQREN from the coding sequence GTGAAGAAAAGTGTTGTGATGGTAGCGGCTGTTGTTATCATCGGGGTGCTCGCGTTCTTCATGTTTTTGAAAATTTACGGAGACCCGACGGCTTACACGGAGTTAGAACAACGGGTCGAACAGTACTTAACGGAAGAACAGGGCGATGATCCCGATCGGATCGAAAGGATTGAAGTCTTCCGACAAGCGATGAAGCGACCGGGTTATTATGTAGAAGTCGTGTTTAAAGACGAACCTGAGACGGTATATGTTTACTGTGACGAGGGAGGACAAATCGTCCAGTGCGGCAAAAAAGAGACGGGTGCGGACGGAAAGGAGTCCAGTGTCACGCAACGCGAAAATTGA
- a CDS encoding Glu/Leu/Phe/Val dehydrogenase dimerization domain-containing protein, with protein MAAYIKTEWTDPVTNAKGYLVIDTLKGGIASGGTRMRKGLTQKEVARLAHTMTLKMSTLDYPIGGAKAGIDYSPSNPDSYGVLKRFLEAHKPYLEQVWITSDDLGTRLEDIARALNEIGLKTANAYLNQYPEAENLIENLNKALKLTVNSVPLIHMITGYGVGVTTQKALEWLGREVTGATVSIQGFGSVGASAASYFSNAGAKVVAIADIEGTVFCEDGLDIPLLLKAKDEYGYIDRSRLPKAYLNLTNTDCLTLNVDVLVPAAVADVINKENAQDIKAKLVVEGANIPITTEGEKILTNKGIYVIPDFIANVGGLGMFGAILFKNLPPNAEKILDYLKESLERATIHALSQANEEGISPREAAYRSYKTEPIRS; from the coding sequence ATGGCAGCTTATATAAAAACAGAGTGGACGGATCCTGTCACAAACGCAAAAGGTTACTTGGTAATTGATACATTAAAAGGCGGCATCGCTAGTGGCGGAACTCGTATGAGAAAAGGACTAACACAAAAAGAGGTGGCACGTCTGGCTCATACGATGACACTTAAAATGTCTACATTAGACTATCCAATTGGCGGAGCAAAAGCAGGGATTGATTATTCTCCGTCTAATCCAGACAGTTATGGAGTATTAAAAAGGTTTTTGGAGGCCCACAAACCTTATTTAGAGCAAGTGTGGATCACAAGTGATGATTTAGGCACGAGATTGGAAGACATCGCGAGAGCATTGAATGAAATAGGTTTAAAAACGGCTAACGCCTATTTAAATCAATATCCTGAAGCTGAGAATCTAATCGAGAATTTAAATAAAGCATTAAAATTAACGGTTAACAGTGTACCGCTTATTCACATGATTACTGGCTACGGTGTTGGAGTAACGACGCAGAAAGCTTTGGAATGGTTAGGGAGAGAAGTGACAGGGGCGACTGTTTCCATCCAAGGATTTGGAAGTGTTGGTGCGAGCGCGGCGTCATATTTTTCAAATGCAGGAGCAAAGGTTGTAGCGATTGCAGATATAGAAGGGACTGTTTTCTGTGAAGACGGTTTAGATATACCGCTACTCCTAAAGGCAAAAGACGAATATGGTTATATCGATCGATCTAGATTACCAAAAGCTTATTTAAACTTAACGAACACTGACTGTCTCACGTTGAATGTCGATGTGCTTGTTCCAGCTGCCGTTGCAGACGTTATTAATAAAGAAAACGCGCAAGATATTAAGGCGAAGCTAGTCGTCGAAGGAGCAAATATTCCGATAACAACTGAAGGGGAGAAAATTTTAACTAATAAAGGGATTTACGTTATTCCTGACTTCATTGCAAATGTGGGCGGGCTTGGTATGTTTGGAGCTATATTGTTTAAAAATTTGCCTCCAAATGCAGAAAAGATTTTAGACTATTTAAAAGAATCCCTAGAAAGAGCAACCATACATGCTCTTTCTCAAGCGAATGAGGAGGGAATTTCCCCAAGGGAAGCAGCCTACAGATCCTATAAGACAGAACCTATAAGATCATAG
- the dcd gene encoding dCTP deaminase, which translates to MTIKSDKWIRKMATEHKMIEPFVDRNVGKGEAVSFGLSSYGYDLRVADEFKIFHNALNPVIDPKEINLDSFVDFKGDVAIIPPNSFALARSVEYFRIPTNVLAICVGKSTYARCGIITNVTPFEPGWEGHVTLEISNTTPLPAKIYAHEGLCQVLFLESDEECEVSYRDKKGKYQHQQGITLPRI; encoded by the coding sequence GTGACGATTAAATCGGACAAATGGATTCGCAAGATGGCGACTGAGCACAAGATGATCGAGCCGTTCGTCGACCGCAACGTCGGCAAGGGAGAAGCCGTCAGTTTTGGCCTCAGCAGTTACGGCTACGATCTGCGCGTTGCGGATGAGTTCAAAATTTTTCACAACGCGTTAAATCCAGTCATCGATCCGAAAGAAATCAATCTGGACTCTTTTGTTGATTTTAAAGGGGACGTGGCGATCATTCCGCCCAATTCTTTCGCCCTTGCTCGTTCGGTTGAATACTTTCGCATTCCGACGAACGTTCTCGCCATCTGTGTCGGCAAATCGACTTACGCCCGCTGCGGCATTATTACGAACGTCACGCCGTTTGAACCGGGGTGGGAAGGGCATGTCACGTTAGAAATTTCCAACACGACGCCGCTTCCGGCGAAAATTTATGCCCATGAAGGGTTGTGCCAAGTGTTGTTTCTGGAAAGCGATGAAGAGTGTGAAGTGTCTTACCGGGACAAGAAAGGAAAATATCAGCATCAACAAGGTATTACACTACCGCGTATTTAG
- a CDS encoding 2-hydroxyacid dehydrogenase translates to MTKKKILAYNRVSEPVLHDLQQKYEVEFFKHVDTRNDERFLQYLHQVEGIIGLELKVDKMLLDRAPHLKIVSNVSVGYDNLDVTALTKRGIMATNTPDVLTDTVADAIFGILIATARRIPELDHFVKRGQWSEFLVPEQFGVDVHHKKLGIIGMGRIGQAIAQRAHFGFDMEILYHSRTRKPEVDTKYRATFCTLDALLAHSDFVCLITPLTPETEGLIGKREFKLMKKSAIFINGSRGRTVVEEDLIDALEKGEILAAGLDVYKQEPVDPLNPLLKMQNVVTTPHIGSSTHETELKMSQLAAKNLEAGLNGIKPPNLINPEVWGD, encoded by the coding sequence ATGACAAAAAAGAAGATCCTTGCATACAACCGGGTATCTGAGCCTGTCCTACACGACCTTCAGCAAAAATATGAGGTCGAATTTTTTAAGCACGTCGATACGAGGAACGATGAGCGATTTTTGCAATATTTACATCAAGTCGAAGGAATTATCGGCTTAGAGTTAAAAGTAGATAAAATGCTGTTAGACCGCGCTCCTCACCTAAAAATTGTCAGCAACGTATCCGTCGGTTACGACAATTTAGACGTTACAGCGTTGACGAAAAGGGGCATTATGGCAACAAACACACCGGATGTCCTGACAGACACGGTTGCTGACGCTATTTTCGGTATCCTCATCGCAACAGCCAGACGCATCCCCGAGCTAGACCATTTCGTAAAACGCGGCCAATGGTCGGAGTTTTTAGTGCCGGAACAATTCGGGGTTGATGTTCACCATAAAAAATTAGGGATTATCGGAATGGGGAGAATAGGACAAGCCATCGCACAAAGGGCTCACTTTGGGTTCGACATGGAGATACTGTATCACTCACGTACGAGAAAACCTGAAGTTGACACAAAGTATCGCGCGACATTTTGTACGCTTGACGCGTTACTCGCTCATTCCGATTTTGTTTGTCTCATAACTCCCCTTACTCCTGAAACAGAAGGGCTTATCGGGAAAAGGGAGTTTAAATTGATGAAAAAATCGGCCATATTCATTAACGGTTCACGCGGCAGAACGGTTGTCGAGGAAGATTTAATCGATGCTTTAGAAAAAGGAGAAATACTTGCTGCTGGATTAGACGTATACAAACAAGAACCCGTTGATCCGCTCAATCCGCTCTTAAAGATGCAAAATGTGGTCACAACACCCCACATCGGCTCTTCTACACATGAAACGGAATTGAAAATGTCTCAGCTAGCAGCCAAAAATCTTGAAGCGGGTTTAAACGGAATTAAACCGCCGAATCTCATTAATCCCGAAGTCTGGGGAGACTAG